The window GCTGTCCAGCGGCCGCTTCCAGATGGCGGTGCTGGAGGCTAACTATCCGGGGCGCAGCGACGGGCGAGCCGTGGTCAGCGAGATCATGTCCAATCCAGGCGCCAGCGATACGCCGATTGTCATTCTGACCGTCGACAGCGATCCGGCTCTGGGACTCTACGCCATTCGCGAGGGCGTCAGTGAATTCTTTCAGAAGGCGGCGCTTGACAAACAGGTTTTTGAGTATCGCATTCGCAATCTGTTGCAGCGCGAATTCCGTTCGCGCATTTTGCAGTCGGAAGTGAGCGAATCGATCGAACGCTTCCACCACGCGCAGGGTCATTCGCAAAGCGAGATCACCGAATTGAATCAGATCGTGGCCGCCATGAAGCGTGAACTGGAGGCCGAATACGAAAACAAGATTGCGCTGGAGAAGGATAAAAACCGCATGCAGCAGGTCTTTGGCATGTACGTAGACCCCAAGCTGGTTGATGCAATCTTAAAGAATGAATACAGCGTTGATCAAAAGGGCATCGTGCAGCAGGTTACCGTACTGTTCGCCGATATTCGCGGCTACACCAGCCTCGCCGAAAAGATGAGTCCGGCGGACGTGATCGCCTTCCTGAATACCTACTTCACCGCCATGACCGAAGTTATCATGGGTTACGGCGGCATGATCGACAAGTACATTGGCGACGGCATCATGGCGCTCTTTGGCGCTCCCAGCGCTGATCCCGAGCAGACCGAAAACGCTCTGCAGGCTGCTATGGAAATGCAGATGGTCTTTGAACTGTGGACGCCAAAATGGGAGGAAACCTTCGGCATTCGTCCAGCGATGGGCGTGGGCGTCGCCACCGGCGAGGCCGTCGTGGGCAACGTCGGCTCCTTTCAAAAGATCTCCTACACCGCAGTCGGCGATACGGTCAATCTGGCCTCGCGCCTTGAGAGTTTGGCCGGACCTGGCGAGGTCATCATTCCGCAGAGTCTCTACGATCGCCTGAGTGAAGAGCTGCGCCGCAAGTACACCTACACGGCGCGCGATCCAGTTTCGATCAAAGGCAAGAGCGGCCTGTACCAGAATTACCTGGTAAGCTATCCGGTCTGAGGGACCAGGCGGCGCGTCGCCGGCGGCAGAACCCCAGGCAGCGGCCGCTCAGAGCGCCATGGCAAAGCGGTACAGATCATGCTGTTGCATGCGTTGCTGGAATTCCAGTCGCGCCGCCGCCTCGCCTTCGCCGCCAAATCCAAAGAGCTGACAGTAGTTGTCGTAGCGCTCGTTCTCAGAGTCCAGCAATCGACCATAGCCCGATTTCTTGGCCATCAGCTCAGCCAGCGCCACAATCTGCACGCCCTGACCCTGTGTGGCCGGCGCGGCGTAGCGCTCGCCAATGGCGGCGACGATTTCTGGCGGAAGCTGCCACTGGACGGCCGCCGCCGCGCCAAGCTCGATATTGTCCACGCCAAAGTGCTGGCGTTCGATCTCGCGAATGTCGCGATTCTGTTCCAAAAAATCGGTGAGGGTTTGAACGTACTTTTTACGATCAATGGCGTTGAGCGCAATCTTTCCAAGGTCATGCATCAGACCGCCAAGCAGAGCCGCCTCCTCCAATTTTTGCAGTCGGCACTGAACGGCGATCAATTGCGCCAGAACTCCGGCGGCGATGGAGTGTTCCCAGACTTCTTTGCGAAACTTGGCGTAGTTGCCGGCGCTGAAGATCGAATCGGCGAAAGCCAGCGTGACCATAGTGCGCACCGTGCGAAAGCCCAGGCGCATGATCGTCTGGTTGACGGATTGTACCTGCTGCCGCGCAGCGCGCGAGTAAAACGGCGAGTTGGCCAGGCGCAGCAGTCGCGTCACCAGCACCTGGTCGGATTCGATCATCAACTCCAGGCGCTTGATGTCGATGTCATTGTCATCGCGCGTAGCCAGGATGCTGACCAGTACCGGGGGCAGAATAGTCAGGCTGCGCGTTTTTTCCAGGTAGCCTTGTAGAGTTGCTGCGTCGCTCATCGCCAATGGTTCCCGCGCCTCGCCTGCGGACTGCGTACCTCAGGGATTGCCGGCAGGGGCGGGAGTCAGGCGCACTTTCATCTCCATGCGCTTGTGCGGCAGATCGCTTTGATTGCGCGGTTCCGCCACAATGCGATCGGCAACATCCATTCCCGAAACAACTTCTCCAAATACGGTGTACTGTCCGTCGAGAAAGGGACTGTCGGCCACGCAAATGAAGAACTGCGATCCGGCGCTGTTGGGATTCTGGCTGCGCGCCATGCTGACAATTCCGCGTTTGTGGCTGCGCGAGCTGAATTCGGCGCGAATCTGGTAGCCCGGTCCGCCCATGCCATAGCTCTGCACGGCATTGAGGTCTTTGGTGTTGGGA of the Leptospirales bacterium genome contains:
- a CDS encoding HDOD domain-containing protein; translation: MSDAATLQGYLEKTRSLTILPPVLVSILATRDDNDIDIKRLELMIESDQVLVTRLLRLANSPFYSRAARQQVQSVNQTIMRLGFRTVRTMVTLAFADSIFSAGNYAKFRKEVWEHSIAAGVLAQLIAVQCRLQKLEEAALLGGLMHDLGKIALNAIDRKKYVQTLTDFLEQNRDIREIERQHFGVDNIELGAAAAVQWQLPPEIVAAIGERYAAPATQGQGVQIVALAELMAKKSGYGRLLDSENERYDNYCQLFGFGGEGEAAARLEFQQRMQQHDLYRFAMAL
- a CDS encoding adenylate/guanylate cyclase domain-containing response regulator, which translates into the protein MAVELAEPRAEERMQALLVEPDDAAYYRYSGLLGIWFGEYLQIERAVDLTAGLQLLSSGRFQMAVLEANYPGRSDGRAVVSEIMSNPGASDTPIVILTVDSDPALGLYAIREGVSEFFQKAALDKQVFEYRIRNLLQREFRSRILQSEVSESIERFHHAQGHSQSEITELNQIVAAMKRELEAEYENKIALEKDKNRMQQVFGMYVDPKLVDAILKNEYSVDQKGIVQQVTVLFADIRGYTSLAEKMSPADVIAFLNTYFTAMTEVIMGYGGMIDKYIGDGIMALFGAPSADPEQTENALQAAMEMQMVFELWTPKWEETFGIRPAMGVGVATGEAVVGNVGSFQKISYTAVGDTVNLASRLESLAGPGEVIIPQSLYDRLSEELRRKYTYTARDPVSIKGKSGLYQNYLVSYPV
- a CDS encoding peptidylprolyl isomerase, with product MDEVAVISTPHGDITIRFFPDLAPGHVENFKKLAREGFYDGTIFHRVIPGFMIQGGDPNTKDLNAVQSYGMGGPGYQIRAEFSSRSHKRGIVSMARSQNPNSAGSQFFICVADSPFLDGQYTVFGEVVSGMDVADRIVAEPRNQSDLPHKRMEMKVRLTPAPAGNP